The genomic segment GAAGGGGTTAAATGAACCCGTTCTTCTTTCCTATGTTCTTCTGCTCTTTGcaaaaaattcttactagcagaataggcTCACAGAGAAAAATTTGAACTTAAAGGTGGCAAAGAGGAGCACTCCAAACTTGattttaacttgtgaccctgtctgtttgtAACTGAATGTTCGTaacttgaatgttcgtaagtatgGTGATGACTGTACTTAGCATTAATTCCTAGTGGAAATCAGTGAACAAGGTAATCACCATGTGGTTTGTTTGTCCAACTGGCATTGAATCCTAAGTGAAAATAAGaggtttttattatcattataatgtaAGATATGctttaagttttttatgtttggTATAATGGCTGTGCATATTTGGTGAATTGTACAGTAACAAAGTAAGGCTAGAAGTCAACTTCTTTTTCAGATGTGGGCCATGCCAGAGAATAGCACCACTCTTTGCCGAGATGGCTGGCGCTTTCCTAACGCAGTATTTTTGAAAATTGATGTTAATCAGTGCACTGTAGCTGCTGCATCGCAGGGAGTGACAGCTACACCGacgtttattttttatagaaataaggTTAGTTCTAATCATTACGGTAGAATACCATAATGTTTTAGGTTATAGATTTTGGAATTTGTAGATATGTTAGGCctgatgtatttcattacaagttacagtacaatactgtacacatccttgaataaaatgtggaaaaagcataaacgtaaaaacgtaaaaaaaaaaaaactctagtgaCGTCAGGCACCTGCCTTTCCTTCTCCATCCATCCCATAGTACATTCCCACCCTCTCCCAATCAGGGAAACTGCTTCCTTGcaccacccaccttccaaaacatctTTTTCTTTCGGCGAGTTCCACTCCCATGGCACCAAGCCATGCAATCCCCTCCCCCTGACCTTGGAAGCTTCTCCAGGCCCCCCACTCCCCTGAACCCTTTCTTAGTCTGTTTAtaagtgtaagcagtgttaccaacatttatCTTGGGCCCTTGGTCCAGCGTGTCAGATAATGAACATCCAGATAATCAAgggattcattttatatatacacatgcatacgcactttatatatatacataaaacacattaatatacataataattggGTTGAGTTGTTAACTTTGATTTCAAATGGTTTTCTCCCCAGACAAAGCTTGACAGTTTACAAGGAGCTGATGCTGAAGCCCTGGAAGCAAGAATTCGGCAGCATTACGGTGATGGCGCTGAGGAAGAAATTGAGGATTCAGGTGTACCTGGTCATGTAAGAATATTTTCTAAGTTCTGTAAAGCAGCTTTGTAACATGTAAACCTATTTATTGAGACATTGTTTTGAATACCTGTATCCTTTTAGTTAGCCTCGGAAAAATGTACAATGAACAGGAATAGGAAAAATGCTGACAGACCAAGTAGAAATGGAACTATGTACTTATATTTCTCTTGATGCCTGGGAGATTATTGTTAATgtcattttaaacttatttactgCTGAAtggtaatattaattttgctgtgTCAGGtatcattatactgtacagtagtgcTATGTTTTGAATAAACACTGAATGGTTGAAGCGAACACTTTTATGTAAACAGACAGTAATGTAAATTGTATACAAGTTTAAAACTAAGgcagaaatgttttatatataaagtgtaatTAGCTGTTTGTGTTAATTTATCACTGATGTTATTAGAGGGCAGTTGCTTGAAATTAATGTGTATGGGAAGATCAGGTAATGCCAGAAACATTCACACTCATGCTTGCACTTGTGAATATGCAGCTTCTTACGTTGTTAATTTGTGTGTGCAAGCATATCTGCATTCATGGAATTATggggaaaattaagaaaagtatCAATTTACAATATGCACATATGATTAGAACATGTATTAGATATCTTCTTATAGCATtcatttcttattcttcatttaataaaatctacatttttcCAGATTGACTTGATACCAATGATCAATAAAGCTGGGTGTGAGTGTTTGAATGAGAGTGATGATCATCCATTTACAGAAGCTCTGTCCTCGGGTGGTGGTTATTTGGAGTCGGACACAGATGAACAGGTAAGatgtgtatataatgtttgtgtgcgtgcatcagtttctttaatgttatttcccttccttttttcATGAGGATTAAGACCATTTTCATTGTAATGAATTTCACTTCTGTAACTTTCGTTGTAGTCCTACAAGATGCATTTTCTTTGGGCAGGTCATGGTAAACTAGAAGTCAGCTTTCATGCCCAAGCTGCAAAGTTCAAGGGGATGGATGCTCATAGATTTGGCAGTAGCAAGAGTCCTTCTGTGAGACTTATTGCAGCCAGCTGTATTTGTTGGAAAAGCATGTTCTGCTTCGACAGATCCAACTGTGCTGACTTTGTTGGTAGCTGAATCATTGCTAGTCAGCCCCATGCAACTTCCCCCCCTCAACTAGTGCCCTTGAGTTGAGTGATCAAGGAGGACTTAGCTTGGTGGCTTGATGACAGGAGCCTCTTGGTGGGAGTTTCTTTGAACTCTCCTCCCCCCAAAATGCATCTGCTCATAGATACATTGAAGGAGGACTGGGCCAAACACCTGGAAGGTGTTGTTAGCCCTGCAAGCATTCCAGGAACAGTTAATACTGTAGGTCACTTGGTACTGCTATTGAATGGTAGTACAAGTGGCATATTTCAACAAGAAAAGGAATATGGTCTCTCCCACTTTGCAGGTTGGCATTGCAGATGCAAGAGTGGGAGGTTCACCATGCTCTTTAGCTGTCAGTCAGATACATTCCAGGTAGGCAAAATGTTCAGGTAGACCAGCTCACTCCCTGGGGTGCAGATCCCTGGGTGGTAATGGAAAATGCATTCCAACACCCTTGGGACAATCTGGATGGTTACACCTCCCACCATTCATCCAGATATATTGGGTGATCAACAGAAGTTTATCAACGCAGATGCAGGAGGACCCTGGCTACTGCTAGTTTGCCTCAAGCCAAGTGGTATCCAGATCTGCTGTCTCTCCTGGTTGAGCTgccaaaagaaattcctctgtggcACACTTTTCTTGCCAGCCACATGTTCagtggtaccaccaggcagttCTCTCGCCTCAAATACATGCTTGAAGGTTAACCATCATATCCATTAAAGGCAGGGCTTTTCTCACAGGGCTGCATAGGAGATGTATGGGTACCTCATTCTTCCTCTTTGAACATAAACCAGGAAAAGTGGGCCATCTGTGATTTGTGCCATAGAAGGGTTATCCCTCTGCTTGAAGCTTCTGTTTCACAGGTCAGAGACATCCTCATTCACCTTCGCTGAGACTTGTTCCTCTCAGCCTCAGCTTTGAAGACTAGTGCATCCCTTGCCTACTATTGCACCTGCAGTCGCAGCAATTCCTGGTGGACTTATAACTCCAGTCGGTTGTCAGAGATGACTCCTACCTAAGGAGTGAGTCTCATATGTAAAAGGCAGTGGTTTTTACTTCTGTAGAAGTAAATATAAAGTTTCAAGTAATTTGTGTGTTTACTAGGTAGCCAAACCAGAGCCTTTAATTGCAGTTCCCACTTCAACCACCCTTGTTCCTGAtcccaaaagagaaagtttctCGGTTACAGAGAGGTGAGTGAGAGGTATAACCCCACACCTCCAAAACCACCAATTAATGACTTTATTACTGAGTTCAGTGATTCTGCAATGTGCATTGAAGGATACTCTAATATGAAATTCGCTTGTGtttatatctaggaaaaatactaattgttttgaaattgatATTTGTAGTAAGTTACTTtttaattaattgatatttttaggGGGTTACTCTTTAATTATAACTCGGTTTGGTTTTGGGTTTCATTACCTTTTTGTAAGACTGTGTCAGCAATCAGTCTTTGGTTACTTTGACACAATTGTAAATTGAAATTTTGATTTGTTGTTCTCTTATGAAATTTGTTTATACAAAGattatagatttttttctgtatcatGTTTGGTTGCAGTTATTTATATTGAATATGAACATTCAGAATAGGAAAATGAAGATTTTGGAAGAGGAAAAGATTTGTTTCacgattttcaaattttaatattattagtgtGAAATGATTTTTGTTAGATTGATTATATCAGTTgtggatttttttctatttttacagcTGATcttgtatatatcatttaatcAAGCTGTCAAGTTACATAGCTTAAGAATTAAGGGACCTGAAGACTGTGGTCCGAAGACGATTAAACTGTTTATCAACCAGCCACACACTATAGATTTTGATACAGCTGAGAACGCTAATGCCATTCAAGAAATCACGTAAGTagttatgaattttcttttgaaggGTAGTAGTATTGATTTACAAGATGTGTGCTTTAtgcattttgtgtatattttagcCTACTTGTTTCATCAGAACCTCATTAATTATGTTGCCCTGTTTCCATGGACAGAAGGTTCCTAGCAGATAATGTGAGAGGCCTGTGTTGCACATGCCAGGCCtttgtttctattatttttttaaattttttcttgtgtctttattaatttttaccatgCCATCTTTGCCTGTGCCAATTTTACATGTGCCATTATTACTGTTCACTGAAAAAAAGAGGAGTCAAGTTCAAATACTTGGGGTCTGTAATAGAGGCTGGTGGAAGAATGGAGACCAAAGAGCGCCTTTCAGACTAAAGGAAAGTTCCACAAGGCAGTGTAAGACCAGCTATGCTGTATAGTACAGAAACAGGAGTATGACAAAGACAGTGGAGGAGAAAATGGACATGGCAGAGATGAGAATGTTAAGATGGGTGTTTGGTGTAACGATGGAGGCTAGGATTAGGAATGAGATATAAGAGAGCCAACAAAGGTggttgaaatattaaagaaagcGCAGGAGGGAGACTGATATGGTACTGACACTTACGAGAAGGGAGGCAGACTATATTGGAAGGCATGTTATGAGACAGATGTGCAGGATAGACGAtgaggaagaccaagaaaaagATGGAGAGACTGTTTAGGAAGGACGTGAGAGAGAAGAGCACCACAGATGTAGGTGGAAGCAGCTGATCCAAAAtggcgaccccatatagaaatggggctaagctgagaagaagatcTGGATTAGCGCTATGTTCCATAGCAGACCTTtccaaaagttttgaaaaatttttcttaatattccctTTTTGATTTGTGCATGATAGAAGTTAGGTTAACTAATAGATTTGATTGGAAACACCA from the Macrobrachium rosenbergii isolate ZJJX-2024 chromosome 43, ASM4041242v1, whole genome shotgun sequence genome contains:
- the Txl gene encoding LOW QUALITY PROTEIN: thioredoxin-like protein 1 (The sequence of the model RefSeq protein was modified relative to this genomic sequence to represent the inferred CDS: inserted 1 base in 1 codon); the encoded protein is MAANFKVLTEDHQFQAELTQAGAKLVVADFTSARCGPCQRIAPLFAEMAGXFPNAVFLKIDVNQCTVAAASQGVTATPTFIFYRNKTKLDSLQGADAEALEARIRQHYGDGAEEEIEDSGVPGHIDLIPMINKAGCECLNESDDHPFTEALSSGGGYLESDTDEQLILYISFNQAVKLHSLRIKGPEDCGPKTIKLFINQPHTIDFDTAENANAIQEITLSPKELEGEVIHLKYVKLQNVINCTLFIKDNQTEADTTQISYLQIIGSPVQTTKMADFKRVAGKKGESH